One Molothrus aeneus isolate 106 chromosome 6, BPBGC_Maene_1.0, whole genome shotgun sequence genomic window carries:
- the PTGDR gene encoding prostaglandin D2 receptor, translating to MEAEGYRCRSSRHIESGQSAVPSSVLFSAGLLGNVLALLLLGQHRRRSRSSPGGRPPRVSAFYVLVTALAVTDLLGKCLISPMVLAAYAYNRSLSQLGPGVRGEEQPGVLCQLFAFLMAFFGLAPTLLLLAMALECWLSLGHPYFYRRHLTRRLGAALGPAAAGLCALFCALPLLGFGEPMQYCPGTWCFIRMAGGGPGRLGFPVLYASLMGLLVLAIVACNVSSMRQLYGMARRQPRRGTPPAPAAPRMEELDHLVLLGLMTVLFTVCSLPLIIRAYMGAFAADFNENADLSALRFLSVNSIVDPWVFIIFRTSVFRSFVRRVCRRLGSRRASLPQKGSSPAGDSRFCPPGCRRTAPPPPGIP from the exons ATGGAGGCCGAGGGTTACCGCTGCCGCAGCAGCCGCCACATCGAGAGCGGCCAGTCGGCCGTGCCCAGCTCGGTGCTGTTCTCCGCCGGCCTTTTGGGGAACGtgctggcgctgctgctgctgggccagcaccGCCGGCGCTCCCGCTCCTCGCCCGGGGGCCGCCCGCCGCGGGTCTCGGCCTTCTACGTGCTGGTGACAGCCCTGGCGGTCACCGACCTGCTGGGCAAGTGCCTGATCAGCCCCATGGTGCTGGCAGCCTACGCCTACAACCGCAGCCTCAGCCAGCTGGGGCCGGGCGTGCGCGGCGAGGAGCAGCCGGGGGTGCTGTGCCAGCTCTTCGCCTTCCTCATGGCTTTCTTCGGGCTGGCCcccacgctgctgctgctggccatggcTCTGGagtgctggctgtccctgggacACCCCTATTTCTACCGGCGGCACCTGACCCGCCGCCTGGGCGCGGCGCTGGggccggcggccgcggggctgTGCGCGCTGTTCTGCGCGCTGCCGCTGCTGGGCTTCGGGGAGCCCATGCAGTACTGCCCGGGCACCTGGTGCTTCATCCGCATGGccggcggcgggccgggccggctgGGCTTCCCCGTGCTCTACGCCAGCCTGATGGGCTTGCTGGTGCTGGCCATCGTGGCGTGCAACGTGAGCAGCATGCGGCAGCTGTACGGCATGGCCCGCAGGCAGCCCCGCCGCGGGACGCCCCCTGCTCCCGCCGCGCCGCGCATGGAGGAGCTCGACCACCTCGTCCTGCTGGGGCTCATGACCGTCCTCTTCACCGTCTGCTCCCTGCCGCTCATC ATCCGTGCCTACATGGGAGCTTTCGCTGCCGATTTCAACGAGAACGCCGACCTGAGCGCGCTGCGCTTCCTCTCCGTCAACTCCATCGTGGACCCCTGGGTCTTCATCATCTTCCGCACCTCCGTCTTCCGCTCCTTCGTGCGCCGCGTCTGCCGCCGCCTGGGCTCCCGCAGAGCCTCCCTGCCCCAGAAGGGCTCCAGCCCCGCCGGTGACAGCCGGTTCTGTCCCCCGGGCTGCCGCAGGacagctccgccgccgcccggcaTCCCCTGA